A single genomic interval of Candidatus Binatia bacterium harbors:
- the pilM gene encoding type IV pilus assembly protein PilM, whose translation MALWKNLDLAALNPFRSDEGYVALDIGSSSIKMVEAAVEKNGYRVINVGIVPLPATAIQNNMVADRDVVVRTIQSLIQNHGVKATQVISAVPGRVAIIKKIQLPSQPEEELEANVEFQASQVIPDTLENVNLDYQVLDFLEVGNKIDVLLVAVKKEIINSYTQVIKEAGLTPTIVDVDYFAMENMYEINYEPESNGVVGLIHVGARYTSINVLKHGVSAFTGDLPVGGEAFTEALVHSLQLSYDQAETLKVTGQPEGKKSADVETLLKPTADYLVAEISRTLSLYRAVADEEGIHKVFLSGGSARVPGLARTLGERLGVEVELSEPFRGFNLARNIDRDYLANAAPALAVGAGLSIRRPGDK comes from the coding sequence ATGGCACTCTGGAAAAATCTCGACTTGGCGGCGCTGAATCCTTTTCGTAGCGACGAAGGTTACGTAGCGCTCGATATCGGCTCCAGCTCCATCAAGATGGTCGAAGCGGCCGTGGAAAAAAACGGCTACCGGGTGATCAACGTCGGCATTGTGCCGCTCCCCGCGACGGCCATACAGAACAACATGGTCGCGGATCGGGACGTCGTGGTGCGGACAATTCAGAGCTTGATACAGAACCATGGCGTCAAGGCGACACAAGTTATTTCAGCGGTGCCCGGGAGAGTCGCCATCATTAAAAAGATTCAGCTTCCCTCCCAACCTGAAGAAGAACTCGAAGCCAACGTCGAGTTTCAGGCCAGCCAGGTCATTCCGGATACGCTCGAAAACGTCAACCTCGATTACCAGGTATTGGATTTTCTCGAGGTCGGCAACAAGATCGACGTGCTTCTAGTAGCGGTGAAGAAGGAGATCATCAATAGCTACACGCAGGTCATCAAGGAGGCCGGGCTCACCCCGACCATCGTCGACGTCGACTACTTTGCGATGGAAAATATGTACGAGATCAACTACGAGCCGGAATCCAACGGCGTCGTCGGCCTGATCCATGTGGGCGCGCGTTATACGAGCATCAACGTATTGAAGCACGGGGTGTCGGCGTTCACCGGAGACCTCCCGGTCGGAGGCGAGGCGTTTACTGAAGCGCTCGTCCATTCGCTTCAGCTCTCCTACGATCAGGCCGAGACGCTCAAGGTGACCGGCCAGCCTGAAGGAAAAAAGAGCGCCGACGTCGAGACCTTGTTGAAGCCTACGGCGGATTACCTGGTGGCCGAGATAAGCCGGACGTTGAGCCTTTACCGCGCGGTTGCCGACGAGGAAGGAATTCACAAGGTTTTTCTCAGCGGAGGAAGCGCTCGGGTCCCGGGACTGGCGCGGACTCTGGGGGAACGACTGGGGGTTGAAGTCGAGTTGTCGGAGCCGTTCCGCGGCTTCAACTTAGCCAGGAATATCGATCGAGACTACCTGGCCAATGCGGCCCCCGCTTTGGCCGTCGGCGCCGGACTTTCAATCAGGAGACCGGGAGATAAATGA
- a CDS encoding helix-turn-helix transcriptional regulator, with protein MEAKNKVRKIREAKMLSRAELARLAGISPLTLDRIERGLKCRLATKRKIVLALGLKISQKNRVFTQ; from the coding sequence ATGGAAGCAAAAAACAAGGTCAGGAAAATTCGCGAGGCTAAGATGTTGAGCAGGGCAGAACTGGCGCGTTTGGCCGGCATTTCACCGCTGACCCTGGACCGGATCGAGAGGGGCCTTAAATGTCGGTTGGCGACCAAACGCAAAATTGTCCTGGCCCTTGGGCTTAAGATCTCGCAGAAAAACCGAGTCTTCACGCAATAA
- the priA gene encoding primosomal protein N' — MPRREGGFAQVIVPSPLREPLTYEVPPHLRGKLKIGMRVIVPLGRRSVTGVVVGFSSEAHLKQVKEVADVLDEQPVFDDALLRMAQWLAQYYLSSIGEVVATILPSGLRRESHRTIKVMRGEFPATGALQHKILAALRARKGTVTVKDLARRFPGGSFYGALEALAKIGAIKIHEAQFRPAKDKILNPVPEGPVSVPSFRNFSLTSEQEKALQAIAERLNRGGFESFLLYGVTGSGKTEIYLRTMELARKANKRSLILVPEISLTPQLLDRLDERFPGRVGVLHSRLAGRDRWGQWRRILAGAVDIVVGARSAIFAPVPDLGLIVVDEEHDPSYKQEEGLRYNARDLAVVRAKLLGCPVVLGSATPAIESFENCRAGRYRRVELTERVERRSLPEVATVDLRDAQWNTAVAESSADHRPLHKRVLSPLLKQALEENLARGRQSLIFLNRRGFANFLQCRLCGFVLRCSQCSVAMTFHQRQKSVLCHHCGSRKPAGDVCPGCGQVSLVPIGSGTEQLEQELRLLLPGARIARMDRDTTGNRGAQERLIRQWEKGEIDVLVGTQMITKGHDVSGVTLVGAVLADLSLNLPDFRAAERTFQLLSQVAGRAGRGDDPGRVIIQTYTPEHYVFQHVRSHDYKSFFAAEVEFRRALNYPPFSRLVNLRLEGPGAEEIENKAKGLADWLRAECRRQPTTYSGIEVLGPAPAPIAKLRGRYRWQILLKGRKSPPLLELAGRAKLTVPRSNRARLHIDVDPYNML, encoded by the coding sequence ATGCCTCGGCGCGAGGGCGGGTTTGCCCAAGTCATCGTCCCCTCCCCGCTAAGAGAACCGCTCACCTACGAAGTACCGCCCCATCTACGAGGCAAGCTGAAAATCGGCATGAGAGTTATCGTTCCGCTGGGAAGGCGGAGCGTCACCGGGGTCGTGGTGGGTTTTTCATCCGAAGCTCACCTGAAGCAAGTCAAAGAAGTCGCGGACGTTTTGGACGAACAGCCGGTTTTCGACGACGCCTTGCTCCGGATGGCCCAATGGCTCGCCCAATATTATCTAAGCTCGATCGGGGAGGTCGTCGCAACCATCCTACCGTCGGGTTTGAGACGCGAAAGCCATAGGACCATTAAAGTCATGCGGGGAGAATTTCCGGCAACCGGAGCTCTACAGCATAAAATTCTCGCAGCATTGCGCGCGCGGAAGGGAACCGTCACGGTCAAAGATTTGGCGCGAAGATTTCCCGGCGGAAGTTTCTACGGCGCGCTGGAGGCGTTGGCAAAGATCGGCGCGATCAAAATCCATGAAGCACAGTTTCGACCGGCAAAAGACAAGATTCTCAATCCAGTGCCTGAGGGGCCGGTGAGTGTGCCGAGTTTCCGGAATTTTTCTCTCACATCGGAGCAGGAGAAAGCGCTTCAGGCAATCGCTGAAAGACTCAACCGGGGAGGATTCGAATCGTTTCTGCTTTACGGTGTAACTGGCAGCGGCAAAACGGAGATCTATCTTCGCACCATGGAGCTGGCGCGAAAAGCCAATAAGCGCAGCCTCATCCTCGTTCCGGAGATTTCTTTGACCCCTCAATTGCTCGACCGCTTGGATGAGCGATTTCCCGGTCGCGTTGGCGTGCTCCATAGCCGCCTTGCGGGGAGGGATCGCTGGGGGCAATGGCGGCGCATTTTAGCCGGCGCTGTCGATATCGTGGTCGGCGCCCGTTCCGCGATCTTCGCGCCGGTGCCCGACCTTGGGCTCATCGTCGTCGATGAAGAGCACGATCCCTCCTATAAGCAGGAAGAAGGACTGCGCTACAACGCAAGAGACCTCGCGGTCGTGCGCGCCAAACTGCTCGGCTGTCCCGTCGTCTTGGGGTCAGCGACCCCGGCGATCGAGAGTTTCGAAAACTGCCGCGCCGGCCGCTATCGGCGTGTGGAGCTGACCGAGCGCGTCGAGCGGAGGTCCCTGCCCGAAGTTGCAACCGTCGATCTGAGAGACGCGCAGTGGAATACCGCGGTCGCGGAAAGTTCGGCCGACCATCGACCGCTGCACAAACGGGTACTTTCGCCGCTCTTAAAACAGGCGTTGGAAGAGAATCTCGCGCGCGGCCGGCAAAGCCTGATTTTTCTTAACCGGCGGGGTTTTGCCAATTTTCTCCAGTGCCGCCTGTGCGGCTTTGTGCTGCGGTGCTCCCAGTGCAGCGTTGCCATGACGTTTCATCAGCGACAGAAAAGCGTTCTTTGTCATCATTGCGGCTCGCGCAAGCCTGCCGGTGATGTTTGTCCGGGTTGCGGCCAGGTTTCTCTTGTCCCGATCGGCTCCGGCACCGAACAGTTGGAGCAGGAGCTTCGCCTGCTGCTGCCCGGCGCCAGAATCGCGCGCATGGACCGGGATACGACCGGAAATAGAGGCGCCCAGGAACGCTTGATCCGCCAGTGGGAAAAAGGCGAGATCGACGTTCTGGTCGGAACGCAGATGATCACAAAAGGTCACGACGTTTCGGGCGTCACTCTGGTGGGCGCCGTTCTCGCTGATCTTTCTTTAAATCTCCCGGACTTCAGAGCCGCGGAGCGGACTTTCCAGCTTCTCAGTCAGGTGGCGGGGCGAGCGGGAAGAGGAGACGACCCCGGCCGGGTGATCATTCAGACCTACACGCCGGAACATTATGTGTTTCAACACGTCCGGAGCCACGATTACAAAAGTTTTTTCGCCGCCGAGGTGGAATTTCGCCGCGCCTTGAACTATCCGCCGTTCAGCCGTCTCGTGAATCTTCGTCTTGAAGGACCGGGGGCCGAGGAGATCGAAAACAAGGCCAAGGGTTTGGCCGATTGGCTCCGCGCCGAGTGCCGGCGACAGCCGACCACCTACAGCGGTATCGAGGTGCTCGGCCCGGCGCCCGCGCCGATCGCGAAACTGCGCGGCCGCTATCGCTGGCAAATTCTCCTCAAGGGGAGAAAGAGCCCGCCGCTTCTGGAGCTCGCCGGCCGCGCGAAATTGACAGTGCCGCGCTCGAACCGCGCGCGTCTTCACATTGATGTAGATCCGTACAATATGCTATGA
- the def gene encoding peptide deformylase: MAILKILKYPDPILKKAAAPVESVTVETSRLIEDMVETMYRAPGVGLAAPQVGVSRRIIVLDPDHENPGKNLLKLINPEILHAEGEVMWEEGCLSVVDFTVEIKRAANVRVVALNEKEKEVSIDAEGLLAVALQHEIDHLNGKLIIDYVSRLKRDLYSRRLKKMSRGGKPQPENARLMI; encoded by the coding sequence ATGGCGATTCTAAAGATCCTCAAATACCCTGATCCGATTCTAAAAAAGGCCGCGGCGCCGGTGGAATCCGTCACCGTGGAAACGAGCCGCCTGATCGAAGATATGGTCGAAACCATGTACCGAGCGCCGGGCGTCGGCCTGGCGGCGCCACAGGTCGGCGTGTCGCGGCGGATCATCGTTCTCGACCCCGATCATGAAAATCCTGGCAAGAACCTTCTCAAACTGATCAACCCGGAGATCCTTCACGCCGAAGGCGAAGTGATGTGGGAAGAGGGCTGTCTCAGCGTGGTTGACTTCACGGTCGAGATCAAAAGGGCGGCGAATGTCAGGGTCGTGGCCTTGAACGAGAAGGAGAAAGAAGTTTCGATCGACGCGGAAGGGCTGCTCGCGGTCGCGCTCCAGCACGAGATCGACCACCTGAACGGCAAGCTCATCATCGACTACGTCAGCCGCTTGAAAAGAGATCTCTATTCGCGCCGGCTGAAAAAGATGTCGCGCGGCGGCAAGCCTCAGCCGGAAAATGCGCGGCTGATGATATAG
- the fmt gene encoding methionyl-tRNA formyltransferase produces MRIVFMGTPEVAAFSLERLLQGPDPVIGVVTQPDRPSGRGQKTVPTPVRKVAEGHDIPVLAPEKIRDPSFLDVLKKWAPDLIVVVAYGRILPRHILELAPHGCLNVHYSLLPKYRGAAPVAWAIINGEKQSGVTTMRLVEKMDTGPIFLQRAIPLAEDETRVSLQGKLAPLGAELLVETIAGLKTGKMTPKDQNESEVSYAPILKKEDGLVDWKLTAAAIERRVRGLAPWPSAFTYLAGNLLKIHRARVVETATEAAPGEVVTADKEGLWIATGNGVLSLEQVQLENKKRMTAGEFLNGARVEKGTRL; encoded by the coding sequence ATGCGCATCGTCTTCATGGGAACTCCCGAGGTCGCGGCCTTTTCCCTCGAGCGCCTGTTACAGGGACCCGACCCGGTGATCGGCGTCGTCACGCAGCCCGATCGCCCGTCCGGACGCGGTCAGAAGACGGTCCCTACGCCGGTCCGAAAAGTGGCCGAGGGCCACGATATTCCGGTTCTCGCGCCGGAGAAAATCCGCGATCCGTCTTTTCTCGATGTTCTAAAAAAATGGGCGCCCGATCTCATCGTGGTGGTCGCCTACGGACGCATTCTCCCGCGCCATATCCTTGAGCTTGCGCCGCACGGTTGTCTCAACGTGCACTACTCGCTTTTGCCCAAGTATCGCGGCGCCGCGCCGGTCGCATGGGCGATCATCAACGGAGAAAAACAAAGCGGCGTGACGACCATGCGTTTGGTCGAGAAGATGGATACCGGGCCGATTTTTCTTCAGCGCGCGATCCCGCTTGCGGAAGACGAAACCAGGGTTTCGCTTCAGGGGAAGCTCGCGCCGCTGGGCGCCGAGCTGCTGGTGGAAACTATCGCCGGACTCAAAACCGGAAAGATGACGCCCAAAGACCAGAACGAATCGGAAGTAAGCTACGCGCCAATACTCAAAAAGGAAGACGGTCTCGTCGACTGGAAGTTGACGGCGGCGGCGATCGAGCGGCGCGTTCGTGGGCTCGCCCCCTGGCCGTCCGCCTTCACCTATCTCGCGGGCAACTTGCTCAAGATCCATCGCGCCCGGGTCGTCGAGACGGCAACCGAAGCGGCGCCGGGTGAAGTCGTGACGGCGGACAAAGAAGGTTTATGGATAGCCACCGGCAACGGCGTGTTAAGCCTGGAACAAGTCCAGTTGGAAAATAAAAAGCGGATGACCGCCGGAGAGTTTCTCAATGGGGCCCGAGTTGAAAAAGGCACGCGCCTCTGA
- the rsmB gene encoding 16S rRNA (cytosine(967)-C(5))-methyltransferase RsmB — MGPELKKARASEPTGVKSCRALAVEALLKIETRKAYADILLDHTLKSHSLSAQNRALLTQLVYGALRWRGKLDWLLGKIVHRPLADMDGYLRNILRLTVYQILFLDKVPSYAAVHEGVELAKRYGGASAGGLVNAVARRLLREKERLTTLDSDADLVARLSVSWSHPEWLVRKWLAYFGAAETEALLRANNEESPVILRANRLKIDRQSLIERLQAAGFDVTPAPRSPQSTHLRNASSIDQVPGFKEGLFLVQGEASQLVGLLLDPKPGERILDACAAPGGKTTHLAELMEDRGEVVATDISVRGIEKLRQNIRRLDLKSVRPVQADVSLELTGELALPYDRILADLPCSGLGTLRSHPEAKWHREEKDIERLSRLQKKILARLSCYLKPGGFLVYSTCTLIREENEAVVEGFLQRHREFTLENAAEFLPESARHMVRGNYFLALPHRDGTDGFFAARMRKRA; from the coding sequence ATGGGGCCCGAGTTGAAAAAGGCACGCGCCTCTGAGCCGACCGGAGTCAAAAGTTGCCGGGCGCTGGCTGTTGAAGCCCTTCTGAAAATTGAGACCCGAAAGGCTTACGCGGACATTCTTCTCGATCACACGCTAAAATCACATTCTCTTTCTGCCCAGAACCGAGCTCTCCTCACGCAGCTTGTCTACGGCGCACTGCGCTGGCGCGGAAAGCTGGATTGGCTCCTCGGCAAAATTGTTCATCGGCCGCTCGCCGACATGGACGGTTATCTCAGAAATATCCTGCGTCTGACGGTTTACCAGATTTTATTTCTGGATAAGGTGCCGTCCTATGCGGCCGTGCACGAAGGAGTGGAGCTTGCCAAGCGCTACGGCGGCGCGAGCGCCGGGGGATTGGTGAACGCGGTCGCGCGCCGATTGCTGCGGGAAAAAGAACGTTTGACCACGCTGGATTCCGACGCGGATCTTGTCGCGCGGCTATCCGTTTCTTGGTCGCATCCCGAGTGGCTGGTGCGAAAGTGGCTTGCTTATTTCGGCGCGGCGGAGACGGAAGCGCTTTTGCGCGCCAACAACGAAGAGTCGCCGGTTATCCTGCGCGCCAATCGGCTCAAGATAGACAGGCAGTCCCTGATAGAAAGGCTTCAAGCAGCAGGATTCGACGTGACGCCTGCGCCACGATCGCCGCAATCAACTCACTTGCGAAACGCTTCTTCGATCGACCAAGTCCCCGGTTTTAAGGAAGGCCTGTTTCTGGTTCAGGGCGAGGCCTCGCAGTTGGTCGGCCTCCTTCTCGACCCGAAGCCGGGCGAGAGAATTTTGGATGCTTGCGCCGCGCCGGGCGGGAAGACAACCCATCTGGCTGAGTTGATGGAGGACCGTGGGGAGGTCGTAGCTACCGATATCTCAGTCAGAGGAATCGAAAAGCTAAGACAAAATATCCGGCGCTTGGATCTTAAATCGGTGCGGCCCGTCCAGGCAGACGTAAGTCTGGAGTTGACCGGGGAGCTGGCTTTGCCCTACGATCGGATCCTGGCGGATCTTCCTTGCAGCGGCCTGGGAACGCTTCGGTCCCATCCCGAAGCGAAGTGGCATCGAGAGGAAAAAGATATCGAGCGTCTCAGCAGGTTGCAGAAAAAAATTCTCGCACGGCTTTCCTGCTATTTAAAACCCGGCGGATTCCTGGTCTACTCGACCTGCACGCTCATACGCGAGGAAAACGAGGCAGTCGTGGAGGGTTTCCTCCAGCGGCACAGGGAATTCACGTTAGAGAACGCTGCGGAATTTTTGCCCGAGAGCGCGCGGCACATGGTGCGCGGGAACTATTTCCTCGCCTTGCCGCACAGAGACGGCACGGACGGATTTTTTGCCGCGCGAATGAGGAAGAGAGCTTAA
- the rpe gene encoding ribulose-phosphate 3-epimerase: MKIAPSILSADFSRLRDEIQAVESAGADWLHMDIMDGHYVPNITIGPVVVESVRKVTRMPLDVHLMITDPDKYAPEFIKAGAAWVSVHPDTCKDPIKSLARIRELGAKASIAVNPDVPLEKVESYFGYVDMVLMMTVFPGFAGQAFIEDVLPKIERVRKIVAERKLPILIEADGGIKADNIGRVVKAGAEVIVSGSGIFKTPDYAATIRKMRESVR; this comes from the coding sequence ATGAAAATCGCTCCGTCTATTTTATCGGCCGACTTCAGCCGGCTCCGCGACGAGATCCAGGCGGTCGAGAGCGCCGGCGCCGATTGGCTCCACATGGATATTATGGACGGTCACTACGTCCCCAACATCACCATCGGTCCCGTGGTCGTGGAATCCGTCCGCAAGGTGACACGCATGCCGCTCGATGTTCATCTGATGATCACGGACCCGGATAAGTACGCCCCCGAATTCATCAAGGCCGGAGCCGCCTGGGTCTCGGTCCATCCCGATACGTGCAAGGATCCGATTAAAAGTCTCGCAAGAATACGCGAGCTGGGCGCCAAGGCCTCGATCGCCGTCAATCCCGATGTGCCTTTGGAAAAGGTGGAATCCTACTTCGGCTACGTCGACATGGTTCTCATGATGACCGTCTTCCCCGGCTTTGCCGGCCAGGCGTTTATCGAAGATGTTCTGCCTAAGATCGAACGAGTCAGAAAGATAGTAGCCGAAAGAAAGCTCCCGATTCTCATCGAGGCCGACGGCGGCATCAAAGCCGATAATATCGGCCGTGTCGTCAAGGCAGGGGCCGAGGTGATCGTATCCGGCTCGGGGATCTTCAAGACCCCGGACTACGCTGCCACCATCCGCAAAATGCGGGAAAGCGTTCGTTGA
- a CDS encoding four helix bundle protein, giving the protein MKVQRFEDLEVWKEARGLVSMVYAAAKENGTFGKDYRFKDQINAAAVSVMSNIAEGFSRRTNKEFVQFLFIAKGSCAEVQSLLYAGLDQRYLSQEKFDSLYRQTDLIARMLSRLITYLRTRTQ; this is encoded by the coding sequence ATGAAGGTTCAGAGATTTGAGGATCTAGAGGTATGGAAGGAAGCGAGAGGTTTGGTGTCCATGGTGTATGCGGCAGCAAAGGAAAACGGTACGTTTGGAAAGGACTACCGATTCAAGGATCAAATCAACGCTGCTGCGGTCTCAGTAATGAGCAACATCGCAGAAGGATTTTCCCGGCGGACCAACAAGGAGTTCGTGCAATTTCTTTTTATCGCTAAGGGCTCCTGTGCCGAGGTGCAGAGCTTGCTCTACGCGGGGCTTGACCAGAGGTACCTGAGTCAGGAAAAATTCGACTCCCTCTACCGGCAAACTGATCTGATTGCCCGAATGCTTAGCCGTCTGATTACCTATCTCCGCACCAGAACCCAATAA
- a CDS encoding oxaloacetate decarboxylase encodes MNLRKKLRELLARKRLLLTPGAFDGLSARLVEEAGFEAVYLSGGSVARSTGVPDLGLMTMSEVIERAQQVVSAVKIPVIADADTGYGNALNVVRTVREFERAGVAAIHIEDQVTPKRCGHLEGKEVIPLAEMENKLTAALEARTDKDFTIIARTDSRAIHGLDDAIQRGNAFARLGADAVFIEAAESEAELEAIAKSVRDVPLMVNMFKGGKTPLLPGSRLEQMGYRIAIFPSDTQRAAIYAIKEALSVLRRDGSTATIDDRLTTFKERDRLVGLGEWEKLEERYLKGIDKKK; translated from the coding sequence ATGAACCTCCGAAAGAAACTACGCGAACTGCTCGCCCGAAAACGGTTGCTGCTGACACCGGGAGCGTTCGACGGGCTATCCGCGCGCCTGGTGGAAGAAGCCGGGTTTGAAGCGGTCTATTTGAGTGGTGGCTCTGTCGCGCGCAGCACCGGCGTGCCGGACCTGGGACTCATGACGATGTCGGAGGTGATCGAACGAGCGCAACAAGTCGTCAGCGCGGTAAAAATTCCCGTCATCGCCGATGCCGATACCGGCTACGGCAACGCGCTCAATGTCGTACGGACGGTGCGTGAGTTCGAGCGCGCCGGCGTAGCGGCGATACACATCGAAGATCAGGTCACGCCCAAACGCTGCGGCCACCTGGAAGGAAAAGAAGTTATTCCTCTTGCTGAAATGGAAAATAAGCTCACGGCAGCGCTCGAAGCCCGCACCGATAAAGACTTTACGATCATCGCCCGCACCGATTCCCGGGCGATTCACGGTCTCGACGACGCGATTCAACGCGGCAACGCCTTTGCGCGACTCGGGGCCGATGCCGTCTTCATCGAAGCCGCCGAATCCGAGGCCGAGCTTGAGGCCATTGCCAAGTCGGTTCGCGACGTGCCGCTTATGGTGAACATGTTCAAAGGCGGCAAAACGCCGCTTCTCCCCGGTTCGCGCCTGGAACAAATGGGCTACCGCATCGCGATCTTTCCCTCCGACACCCAACGGGCGGCGATTTACGCGATTAAGGAGGCTTTGAGCGTCCTAAGGCGCGACGGCTCGACGGCGACTATCGACGACCGGCTTACGACGTTCAAAGAGAGGGACCGGCTGGTTGGGCTGGGAGAGTGGGAGAAGCTGGAAGAGCGTTATCTGAAAGGTATTGACAAGAAAAAGTGA
- a CDS encoding M48 family metallopeptidase, translating into MTPQFIIGLVLVLFFLEFFVEFILNEQNLAYVRRRSAEGKIPDFFAGVMSREDYEKSVEYTVTKGRFQRWAAIYGALVTLWILFGGVLPALDRFAQNLGAHFPAATYATGIIFCLSVGLIVSILSLPVDIYSTFVLEERFGFNKTTPRLYVLDKIKGLVLTLLIGIPFLFVILRLMDAAGAYWWFWVFLFVIGFQLLMVVLYPSLIAPLFNKFEPLPEGELRRRILALANQLGFKTSGIFTMDGSRRSAHSNAYFTGLGKSKRIVLFDTLVEQMTVDQAVAVLAHEIGHYKMKHIRRMLVLQSVFLLAGLYVLSFLIDYEPLFTAFGFEKASHHVALVLASLLSGPATFYLHPLLNYLSRKHEYEADRFSVEVLKDPEPMEESLIKLTIKNLSNLTPHPWYSAYHYSHPSPAERIDALRRISKQGESK; encoded by the coding sequence TTGACCCCCCAGTTCATCATCGGCCTGGTTCTCGTCCTCTTCTTCCTTGAATTTTTCGTCGAATTTATTCTCAACGAACAGAACCTCGCCTACGTCAGGAGGCGATCGGCCGAGGGTAAAATCCCCGACTTCTTTGCCGGCGTCATGAGCCGCGAGGATTATGAAAAGTCGGTGGAATACACCGTAACCAAAGGGCGCTTCCAGCGCTGGGCGGCGATCTACGGTGCGCTGGTGACGCTTTGGATCCTCTTCGGCGGCGTCCTTCCCGCCCTCGACCGCTTCGCGCAAAATCTCGGAGCGCATTTTCCCGCGGCGACTTATGCGACGGGAATTATTTTTTGCCTGAGTGTCGGCCTGATCGTTTCTATCCTGAGCCTTCCCGTCGATATCTACTCGACCTTCGTCCTCGAAGAGCGCTTTGGCTTTAACAAGACGACGCCCCGTCTTTACGTTCTCGACAAAATTAAAGGGCTCGTGCTCACGCTTCTGATCGGTATTCCGTTTCTCTTCGTTATCCTCCGGCTGATGGATGCCGCGGGCGCCTACTGGTGGTTCTGGGTTTTTCTCTTTGTGATCGGATTTCAGCTTTTGATGGTCGTGCTCTATCCGAGCTTGATCGCGCCGCTGTTCAACAAATTCGAGCCTTTGCCGGAAGGCGAGCTGCGACGGCGGATACTGGCGTTGGCGAATCAGTTGGGTTTTAAGACAAGCGGTATTTTTACCATGGACGGGTCGCGCCGCTCGGCCCATTCCAATGCCTATTTTACCGGCTTGGGCAAATCCAAGCGCATCGTGCTTTTCGACACGCTGGTCGAGCAGATGACGGTGGATCAAGCCGTGGCGGTATTGGCGCACGAGATCGGCCATTACAAGATGAAGCACATTCGCAGGATGCTCGTGCTGCAATCGGTTTTTCTTTTGGCCGGCCTGTATGTTTTGAGCTTCCTGATCGACTACGAGCCTCTATTCACTGCCTTTGGATTCGAAAAAGCCTCTCATCACGTAGCTCTGGTGCTGGCGAGCTTGCTTTCCGGCCCCGCCACGTTCTATCTCCATCCATTGCTGAACTATCTTTCGCGGAAGCATGAATACGAGGCCGACCGCTTCTCCGTAGAAGTGCTGAAAGATCCAGAACCGATGGAAGAGTCGTTGATCAAGCTCACAATTAAAAATCTTTCTAACCTTACGCCACATCCGTGGTATTCGGCTTATCATTATTCCCATCCATCGCCGGCGGAGCGAATCGATGCGCTCCGGAGGATATCGAAGCAAGGGGAAAGCAAATGA